From the Synechococcus sp. HK01-R genome, one window contains:
- a CDS encoding rhodanese-related sulfurtransferase, whose protein sequence is MAPSLLVAAFYSFTPLPEAERECLLEELPRLAAKGDVLGSVLIATEGVNGTISGPEQGVESLLQVLRQTLTLEEQPYARLDVKRSWSDSQVFRRFRARRKKEIVTLGCPEVDPRRSVGVYVEPEDWNALIDDPETLVIDTRNHYEVAIGSFEGAIDPCTESFRDFPDWVERDLRPRTEAQVPKRIAMFCTGGIRCEKASGYLQQQGFGTVHHLRGGILNYLEKVPEAQSRWRGECFVFDQRVALNHRLEPGVHRLCHACGLPLTPAQRALETYVPGVQCLHCVDRFSDADRARFSERQRQIRQRQERDQQPTAR, encoded by the coding sequence ATGGCGCCGTCGCTTCTGGTGGCCGCCTTCTATTCCTTCACGCCTCTGCCTGAGGCTGAGCGTGAGTGTCTGCTCGAGGAGCTTCCACGCTTGGCCGCGAAGGGGGACGTGCTCGGCTCGGTGCTGATCGCCACGGAGGGGGTGAATGGCACCATCAGTGGTCCTGAGCAGGGAGTGGAGAGCCTGCTGCAGGTGTTGCGTCAGACGTTGACGCTTGAAGAGCAGCCCTATGCGCGTTTGGATGTGAAGCGCAGCTGGAGCGACAGCCAGGTCTTCCGTCGTTTTCGTGCCCGTCGCAAAAAGGAAATCGTCACGCTGGGATGTCCTGAAGTGGACCCCCGCCGCAGTGTGGGTGTCTATGTGGAGCCTGAGGATTGGAATGCTCTGATTGATGATCCCGAAACACTGGTGATCGACACCCGTAATCACTACGAAGTGGCCATCGGCAGCTTCGAGGGGGCGATCGATCCGTGTACAGAGAGCTTTCGGGACTTTCCCGACTGGGTGGAACGGGACCTACGACCCCGCACTGAGGCGCAGGTTCCCAAGCGCATCGCCATGTTCTGCACCGGTGGAATCCGATGCGAGAAAGCGAGTGGGTACCTGCAGCAACAGGGGTTCGGAACTGTGCATCATCTGCGCGGCGGCATTCTCAATTACCTCGAAAAGGTTCCGGAGGCCCAGAGTCGTTGGCGTGGTGAATGCTTTGTGTTCGATCAGAGGGTGGCCCTGAACCATCGGCTCGAGCCGGGTGTGCATCGTCTCTGCCATGCCTGTGGGCTGCCGTTGACCCCTGCCCAGCGGGCGTTGGAGACCTATGTGCCGGGAGTGCAGTGCCTGCATTGTGTTGATCGCTTCAGCGATGCCGATCGGGCTCGCTTCTCCGAACGCCAGCGCCAGATTCGTCAGCGCCAAGAGCGTGACCAACAGCCAACAGCGCGATGA
- a CDS encoding DUF952 domain-containing protein has product MSDLPILYSFRRCPYAMRARWALLEAGLLVSWREVELKAKPSAMLVASAKGTVPVLVLADGTVLEQSLDLMRWALEQSDPRNLLRVGDRSAQEQIAALLACNDGPLKHHLDRYKYADRFPGERQQDHHQAGLTILCRWSDQVAQGGWLLDHRPSLADGALWPFVRQWRIADPDRFDAEPALAPLRDWLKRLVQAPAFERLMQRADPWSPGGLQPRFPADAIPVPGDQPLFHLALLEDWTAAQACGAYRISTRGLTLEEVGFIHCSWREQLASTYRRYYADAEAVLLLEIDPALVKAPLRADAIVTGELFPHLYGPLPCSAVKRVKPVEQGSDL; this is encoded by the coding sequence ATGAGCGATCTCCCGATCCTCTACAGCTTCCGACGTTGTCCCTATGCGATGCGAGCTCGCTGGGCCTTGCTGGAGGCGGGGTTGCTGGTCTCCTGGCGTGAGGTTGAACTCAAGGCCAAGCCCTCAGCAATGCTCGTGGCCTCTGCCAAGGGCACGGTGCCCGTCCTGGTGCTTGCCGATGGCACTGTGCTCGAACAGAGCCTGGATCTGATGCGTTGGGCTCTGGAACAGTCGGATCCGCGCAACCTGCTGCGGGTTGGTGATCGAAGTGCCCAAGAGCAGATTGCGGCCCTCCTCGCCTGCAACGACGGTCCCCTCAAGCACCATCTCGATCGATACAAATACGCCGACCGGTTTCCCGGTGAGCGGCAGCAGGATCATCACCAGGCCGGTCTCACTATCTTGTGCCGTTGGAGTGATCAGGTTGCGCAGGGTGGCTGGTTGCTCGATCACCGACCGTCCCTTGCCGATGGGGCGCTTTGGCCCTTCGTGCGGCAGTGGCGCATTGCCGATCCTGATCGCTTCGATGCCGAGCCCGCCCTGGCGCCATTACGGGACTGGCTGAAGCGATTGGTGCAGGCCCCTGCGTTCGAACGGCTGATGCAACGGGCCGATCCCTGGAGCCCAGGAGGCTTGCAGCCCCGATTCCCTGCTGATGCCATCCCTGTGCCGGGCGATCAACCTCTGTTTCATCTCGCCTTGTTGGAGGACTGGACCGCAGCCCAGGCCTGTGGCGCTTACCGCATCTCCACCCGGGGACTCACGTTGGAGGAGGTTGGGTTCATCCATTGTTCCTGGCGTGAACAGCTGGCCAGCACCTATCGGCGTTATTACGCGGACGCGGAGGCTGTGCTGCTGCTGGAAATCGATCCGGCCCTCGTGAAGGCTCCCCTGCGGGCTGATGCGATCGTGACCGGTGAGCTGTTTCCTCATCTCTATGGCCCCCTGCCCTGTTCAGCCGTGAAGCGGGTGAAACCGGTGGAGCAGGGGAGTGATCTCTGA
- the lipA gene encoding lipoyl synthase, producing MSKTSRYSSIRPQQRLPQWLRRPVGNASALEAVQGVVKQGALHTICEEGRCPNRAECYAAGTATFLLGGAICTRSCAFCQVEKGRAPMPVDAGEAERVADAVEQMGLRYVVLTAVARDDLNDHGASLFTATMAAIRQRNPLIAIEVLTPDFWGGHRNDEEGLRAQRERLHTVLAASPVCFNHNLETVERLQGEVRRGATYTRSLGLLAAAREQAPEIPTKSGLMLGLGEHRAEVIATLEDLRSVDCQRLTLGQYLRPSLAHMPVERYWQPSEFEELAVIAKAMGFRQVRSGPLVRSSYHAAD from the coding sequence GTGAGCAAAACCAGCCGTTACAGCAGCATTCGGCCCCAGCAGCGGCTCCCCCAATGGCTGCGACGGCCAGTGGGCAATGCCAGCGCCCTGGAAGCGGTACAGGGTGTGGTGAAGCAGGGAGCACTGCACACGATCTGCGAGGAGGGGCGTTGCCCGAACCGTGCCGAGTGCTACGCAGCTGGTACGGCCACCTTTCTGCTGGGTGGGGCGATCTGCACCCGCAGCTGTGCCTTCTGTCAGGTGGAGAAGGGGCGTGCCCCCATGCCGGTCGATGCCGGCGAAGCCGAACGAGTCGCGGATGCGGTCGAGCAGATGGGGCTGCGCTACGTGGTGCTCACAGCCGTCGCCCGCGACGATCTCAACGATCACGGTGCCAGCCTGTTCACGGCAACCATGGCTGCGATCCGTCAGCGCAACCCTCTGATCGCCATCGAGGTCCTCACTCCCGATTTCTGGGGGGGCCACCGGAACGACGAGGAGGGGCTGAGAGCCCAGCGCGAGCGACTGCACACCGTTCTGGCTGCATCACCGGTCTGTTTCAACCACAACCTGGAAACGGTGGAGCGACTTCAAGGGGAGGTTCGGCGGGGAGCTACGTACACCCGCTCGCTGGGTCTCCTTGCCGCGGCCCGCGAGCAAGCACCTGAGATTCCAACCAAAAGCGGTCTGATGCTCGGCCTGGGGGAGCACCGCGCGGAAGTCATCGCAACTCTGGAGGATCTGCGCAGCGTCGACTGTCAGCGACTGACCCTCGGGCAGTATTTGCGACCATCCCTGGCTCACATGCCAGTGGAGCGTTATTGGCAACCCTCAGAGTTCGAAGAGCTGGCCGTGATCGCCAAGGCGATGGGGTTTCGCCAGGTTCGCAGTGGCCCACTCGTGCGCAGCAGTTATCACGCCGCCGACTGA
- the recR gene encoding recombination mediator RecR, which produces MARLIDQFERLPGIGPRTAQRLALHLLRQPEEQIQSFAEALLAARSQVGQCQTCFHLSADTSCEICRNPERSTGLLCVVADSRDLLALERTREYAGRYHVLGGLISPMDGIGPEMLQVSSLVQRVENEAIREVILALTPSVEGDTTSLYLARLLRPFTLVSRIAYGLPVGSELEYADDVTLSRALEGRREVV; this is translated from the coding sequence CTGGCCCGGTTGATCGATCAGTTCGAGCGACTGCCCGGGATCGGTCCCCGCACCGCCCAGCGCCTGGCCCTGCATCTGCTCCGCCAACCGGAGGAGCAAATTCAAAGCTTTGCCGAAGCCCTGCTCGCGGCCCGGAGCCAGGTCGGCCAGTGCCAGACCTGCTTTCATCTCAGCGCCGACACAAGCTGCGAAATCTGCCGCAACCCAGAACGCAGCACCGGTCTCCTCTGCGTCGTCGCCGACTCTCGAGACCTGCTCGCCCTGGAGCGCACGCGGGAATACGCGGGCCGCTATCACGTGTTGGGCGGCTTGATCTCACCCATGGACGGGATCGGGCCGGAGATGCTTCAGGTGAGCAGCCTGGTGCAGCGGGTGGAAAACGAAGCGATTCGCGAGGTCATCCTCGCCCTCACTCCAAGCGTGGAGGGGGACACCACAAGCCTCTATCTGGCCCGCTTACTGCGACCCTTCACCCTGGTCAGCCGCATCGCCTACGGCCTGCCGGTTGGGAGCGAACTGGAATACGCCGATGATGTGACCCTCAGCCGGGCTCTGGAAGGCCGTCGAGAAGTGGTGTGA
- the psbP gene encoding photosystem II reaction center PsbP — protein sequence MSKTWRALLAVLCALTLTACSGSTAGLNSFQSPDGRYAFLYPTGWTRVSVSNGPQVVFHDLINSDETVSLVVSEVDGDDNLSQLGSAVAVGERLRRDVIAPEGSGREADLVEARERDASGRTFYDLEFAVHLADRDRHELATVVVDRGRLYTLATSTNEERWPKVQNLFERVISSFTLLI from the coding sequence TTGTCCAAGACCTGGCGTGCCCTCCTGGCGGTTCTCTGTGCACTGACGCTGACCGCTTGTTCTGGATCCACCGCTGGTCTGAACTCCTTTCAGAGCCCAGATGGTCGTTATGCCTTTCTCTATCCCACGGGCTGGACGCGGGTCTCGGTCAGCAACGGTCCCCAGGTGGTCTTTCACGACCTCATTAACAGCGATGAGACTGTCAGCCTGGTGGTGTCGGAAGTGGATGGAGACGACAATCTCTCGCAGTTGGGCAGCGCCGTGGCCGTCGGAGAGCGTCTGCGTCGGGATGTGATTGCACCAGAGGGAAGTGGCCGTGAAGCTGATCTGGTGGAGGCTCGGGAACGGGATGCCTCCGGCCGCACCTTTTACGACCTCGAGTTCGCGGTTCACCTCGCTGATCGGGATCGTCACGAACTCGCCACCGTTGTGGTGGATCGTGGCCGGCTTTACACCCTGGCCACCAGCACCAACGAAGAACGCTGGCCCAAGGTTCAGAACCTGTTTGAACGGGTGATCAGCTCCTTCACGTTGCTGATCTGA